A DNA window from Halorubrum sp. DM2 contains the following coding sequences:
- a CDS encoding C2H2-type zinc finger protein gives MTDRSGDNRLADTILDTLTSSVGVRVIDEWTSSDTYLFRGPHGRLEHLHYSENLDHWKRGLYQIDGVLRSKLVDSIVGHPQWSGWHYVRRDKLGEPKPVVIGISEPFRCKVCDERFPSGNAFGWHLADVHEIDTEDKMDYAVPEPEEQHTLAKWAGGSA, from the coding sequence ATGACTGATCGATCCGGAGACAATCGTCTCGCAGATACGATCCTCGACACCCTCACCAGTAGCGTCGGTGTGCGAGTCATCGACGAGTGGACGTCGAGCGATACGTACCTGTTCCGCGGGCCACACGGCCGTCTCGAACACCTCCACTACTCCGAAAACCTCGACCACTGGAAACGGGGGCTCTATCAGATAGACGGTGTTCTGCGGTCGAAACTCGTCGATTCGATCGTAGGACACCCACAGTGGAGTGGGTGGCACTACGTCCGCCGAGACAAGCTCGGGGAACCGAAGCCGGTAGTCATCGGGATCTCCGAGCCGTTCCGCTGTAAGGTGTGTGACGAGCGGTTCCCCTCGGGGAACGCGTTCGGATGGCATCTCGCCGATGTCCACGAGATCGATACGGAGGACAAGATGGACTACGCGGTGCCAGAACCCGAAGAACAGCACACGCTCGCGAAGTGGGCAGGTGGTTCGGCATGA
- a CDS encoding tyrosine-type recombinase/integrase, with product METQTEEKATVWLKPDQVDAMRSATVEASATYLATRNDALIATLYDTGLRVSEAIALDVEDHVDLDDGVIALPAGLQKDYPTDRSPSYTEIGLADETVRTLRMYLGGRWKESPALWPSRQAERMSTESVRNVVRAAAVAADVRPMTLTGRGEPEDVTPHTLRHSVAYRMLNVEEGNTFYDVRNRLRHASIQTTERVYDHIDRV from the coding sequence ATGGAAACCCAAACTGAAGAGAAAGCGACCGTCTGGCTGAAGCCGGACCAAGTCGACGCGATGCGGAGCGCAACCGTCGAAGCGAGCGCGACGTACCTTGCTACGCGCAACGACGCGCTGATCGCGACGCTGTACGACACGGGGCTCCGGGTGAGCGAGGCGATCGCGCTCGACGTCGAGGACCACGTCGACCTCGACGACGGCGTGATCGCGCTTCCGGCCGGGCTCCAGAAAGACTACCCGACCGACCGATCGCCGAGCTACACCGAGATCGGGCTCGCCGACGAGACCGTGCGGACGCTCCGGATGTACCTCGGCGGGCGGTGGAAGGAGTCGCCGGCGCTGTGGCCCTCGCGACAGGCGGAACGGATGTCGACCGAGTCGGTGCGAAACGTGGTTCGAGCCGCCGCAGTCGCCGCGGACGTGCGTCCGATGACGCTCACCGGGCGCGGCGAGCCGGAAGACGTGACGCCGCACACACTACGCCACAGCGTCGCGTATCGAATGCTGAACGTCGAGGAGGGGAACACGTTCTACGACGTGCGGAACCGGCTCAGACACGCGAGTATCCAGACGACCGAACGCGTCTACGACCACATCGACCGGGTGTAG
- a CDS encoding DUF6884 domain-containing protein — translation MSDRSTDETTQTIAVIGCGNAKRDEASQARELYTSNYFALKLEYAEHFADRVVILSAEHGLVWSKRTIEPYDTTLDDCDRQVLVEEVSRSLRSPFTDHSHADEVLLLAGRDYASIYQDAIAHEDEIAFEPLGPQLNVVDVFAEADLGGIGEQMGWLRRAIDKDLRQPDGGETEQQTGLDRFGGRTVPVATDGGQHE, via the coding sequence ATGAGCGATCGATCCACCGACGAGACCACGCAGACGATCGCCGTCATCGGCTGTGGAAACGCGAAGCGCGACGAGGCTTCGCAGGCGAGGGAACTCTACACGAGCAACTACTTCGCGCTCAAGCTGGAGTACGCAGAACACTTCGCCGACCGCGTCGTCATTCTGAGCGCCGAACACGGACTCGTTTGGTCGAAGCGGACGATCGAGCCGTACGACACCACGCTCGACGACTGCGACCGGCAAGTGCTGGTCGAAGAAGTAAGCAGGTCACTCCGGTCGCCGTTTACCGACCACTCGCACGCAGACGAGGTGCTCCTACTCGCCGGCCGCGACTACGCCAGTATCTATCAGGACGCGATCGCCCACGAGGACGAGATCGCCTTCGAGCCGCTCGGGCCGCAGCTCAACGTGGTCGACGTGTTCGCCGAAGCGGACCTCGGCGGTATCGGCGAGCAGATGGGGTGGCTCCGGCGCGCGATTGACAAAGACCTCCGGCAGCCGGACGGTGGCGAGACGGAGCAACAGACAGGGCTCGACCGGTTCGGCGGGCGGACGGTGCCGGTCGCGACCGACGGAGGACAGCATGAGTGA